A window from Mangifera indica cultivar Alphonso chromosome 2, CATAS_Mindica_2.1, whole genome shotgun sequence encodes these proteins:
- the LOC123208402 gene encoding uncharacterized protein LOC123208402: MGCFFLCFAANNKHRKHKRLAYATHFRDRRHDEDNAVLQVTEWIKQMETKKPISESKEKLEKPSSCVIEKKVTFDLNVKTNGEVNVNDDLVKINKEKQETEEINVFDNLVENNEKGEGEKREEETKEIRLDSDSSTPNETSHIQNRYQSCASSEEEIEDSDLKECAVDDGDSGGDGRILVQEESSESLFSLSIDSRKQISEVESGGKEVNSRPMSILCTTQKLEEIGLTRNGRDRSQFVQSVLSPVENVTQWKVVKARATPLLSKYQDKENICLAQIHDVPTSPEPKLSACNAKLNSKEKAMEQEIAVDTSLSSWLVESETTPKSKTSAVSVWNSLSKNVNSSRSLEDKPISGALMVEELQQVSASKTPKRARSCSPEEPVIGTVGNFWKHTGKIMDSDSGSSTQGIPKTMSRYCEDERLNLQSTPFEAKIRESFGHWCC; the protein is encoded by the exons ATGGGCTGTTTTTTCCTATGTTTTGCCGCTAATAATAAGCATCGAAAGCACAAACGTTTGGCATATGCAACCCACTTTAGAGACAGA AGACATGATGAGGATAACGCAGTTCTTCAAGTGACTGAATGGATTAAGCAAATGGAAACTAAGAAACCCATTTCAGAATCaaa AGAGAAGCTTGAGAAGCCATCCAGTTGCGTTATTGAAAAGAAAGTTACTTTTGATTTGAATGTTAAAACCAACGGGGAAGTTAATGTTAATGAtgatttagttaaaattaacaaggaGAAGCAGGAGACTGAGGAAATTaatgtttttgataatttagttGAAAACAATGAGAAGGGAGAGGGTGAAAagagagaggaagaaacaaAGGAAATCAGGTTAGATTCTGATTCAAGTACACCAAATGAAACATctcatattcaaaatagataccAAAGTTGTGCAAGTAGTGAAGAGGAAATTGAAGACTCAGACTTAAAAGAATGTGCAGTAGATGATGGTGACAGTGGTGGTGATGGTAGAATTTTGGTTCAAGAAGAGTCATCCGAGTCATTGTTTTCTTTATCCATAGACTCTAGGAAGCAGATTTCTGAAGTTGAATCCGGTGGAAAGGAGGTGAACAGTAGGCCAATGTCAATCCTTTGCACTACTCAAAAACTTGAGGAAATCGGATTGACTAGAAATGGTAGAGATAGAAGTCAGTTTGTTCAATCTGTTTTGAGTCCAGTTGAAAATGTTACTCAATGGAAAGTGGTAAAAGCAAGAGCAACACCTCTGCTGTCCAAGTACCAAGATAAGGAGAACATCTGTTTGGCACAAATTCATGATGTTCCCACTAGTCCAGAGCCTAAGCTATCAGCCTGCAATGCAAAATTGAATTCCAAAGAGAAGGCTATGGAACAAGAAATTGCAGTTGATACCAGCCTCTCAAGCTGGCTGGTTGAATCTGAAACCACACCAAAGTCCAAGACTAGCGCTGTCTCTGTTTGGaattcattatcaaagaatGTGAATTCATCAAGAAGTCTTGAGGATAAACCAATCTCAGGAGCCTTGATGGTTGAGGAGCTCCAACAAGTATCTGCATCTAAAACTCCAAAAAGGGCAAGGAGCTGCAGTCCAGAGGAACCTGTAATAGGGACTGTTGGGAATTTCTGGAAACATACTGGGAAAATTATGGATTCAGACTCAGGCTCTTCTACGCAAGGAATACCAAAAACAATGAGCAGATATTGTGAG GATGAGAGATTGAACTTGCAGTCTACCCCCTTTGAAGCAAAGATTAGAGAAAGCTTTGGACATTGGTGTTGCTGA